From a single Pseudomonas serboccidentalis genomic region:
- a CDS encoding MDR family MFS transporter: MMSVMLGAFMAVLDIQITNSSLKDIQGALSATLEEGSWISTSYLVAEIIMIPLTAWLVQLLSARRLAVWVSLGFLVSSLLCSMAWSLESMIVFRAMQGFTGGALIPLAFTLTLIKLPEHHRAKGMAMFAMTATFAPSIGPTLGGWLTENWGWEYIFYINIPPGLIMIAGLMYGLEKKEAHWELLKSTDYTGILTLGVGLGCLQVFLEEGHRKDWLESNLIVTLGSIALLSLITFVIVQISKPNPLINLGILRNRNFGLSSISSLGMGVGLYGSIYLLPLYLAQIQNYNALQIGEVIMWMGVPQLFLIPLVPKLMKFVSPKWLCTLGFGLFGLASFSSGVLNPDFAGPQFNQIQIIRALGQPLIMVTISLIATAYILPQDAGSASSLFNILRNLGGAIGIALLATLLDARTKTYFDYLREAVVPTNPQVAERLASMSDRFGSDTAALGKLSEIVHQQALIMAYNDAFHFVGIALGVSMLAILLTRKLPEGLKAGEAH; this comes from the coding sequence GTGATGAGCGTGATGCTCGGCGCCTTTATGGCGGTGCTCGACATCCAGATCACCAACTCTTCGCTCAAGGACATTCAGGGCGCGCTGTCGGCGACGCTGGAAGAAGGCTCCTGGATTTCCACCTCGTACCTGGTGGCGGAAATCATCATGATCCCGCTGACCGCGTGGCTGGTGCAGTTGCTCTCGGCGCGGCGGCTGGCGGTGTGGGTGTCGCTGGGCTTTCTGGTGTCCTCGCTGTTGTGCTCGATGGCCTGGAGCCTGGAAAGCATGATCGTGTTTCGCGCCATGCAGGGCTTCACCGGCGGCGCGCTGATCCCGCTGGCGTTCACCCTGACCCTGATCAAACTTCCGGAACACCACCGCGCCAAAGGCATGGCAATGTTCGCCATGACCGCGACCTTCGCCCCCTCCATCGGCCCGACCCTCGGCGGCTGGCTCACGGAAAACTGGGGCTGGGAATACATCTTCTACATCAACATCCCGCCGGGGCTGATCATGATCGCCGGGCTGATGTATGGCCTGGAGAAGAAAGAAGCGCACTGGGAACTGCTGAAAAGCACCGACTACACCGGCATCCTCACCCTCGGTGTCGGCCTCGGTTGCCTGCAGGTGTTTCTCGAAGAAGGCCATCGCAAGGACTGGCTCGAATCGAACCTGATCGTGACCCTGGGCAGCATCGCCCTGCTGAGTTTGATCACCTTCGTCATCGTGCAAATTTCCAAACCCAATCCGCTGATCAACCTCGGCATTCTGCGCAATCGCAACTTCGGCTTGTCGAGCATCTCCAGCCTGGGCATGGGCGTCGGGCTATATGGCTCGATTTATCTGCTGCCGCTGTACCTGGCGCAGATCCAGAACTACAACGCCCTGCAGATCGGCGAAGTGATCATGTGGATGGGCGTGCCGCAGCTGTTCCTGATTCCGCTGGTGCCGAAGCTGATGAAGTTCGTTTCGCCAAAGTGGCTGTGCACCCTGGGTTTCGGACTGTTCGGGCTGGCGAGCTTTTCTTCGGGAGTGCTCAACCCGGATTTCGCCGGGCCGCAGTTCAATCAGATCCAGATCATCCGCGCCCTCGGTCAGCCGCTGATCATGGTGACCATTTCACTGATCGCCACGGCGTACATCCTGCCGCAGGACGCGGGGTCGGCGTCGAGCCTGTTCAATATTCTGCGCAACCTCGGCGGCGCGATCGGCATTGCCCTGCTCGCCACGCTGCTGGATGCACGCACCAAGACTTACTTCGATTATTTGCGCGAAGCCGTTGTGCCGACCAATCCGCAGGTGGCCGAGCGCCTGGCGTCGATGAGCGACAGGTTTGGCAGCGATACGGCGGCGCTGGGCAAGTTGAGCGAGATCGTGCATCAGCAGGCGCTGATCATGGCCTACAACGATGCGTTTCACTTTGTCGGGATTGCGCTGGGGGTCAGCATGCTGGCGATTTTGTTGACCAGGAAATTGCCGGAAGGGCTGAAGGCTGGGGAAGCCCATTGA
- a CDS encoding HlyD family secretion protein, giving the protein MPAQLKRRLLIFLLLVLLIAGGFFAHWFFKGRFYESTDNAYVQGEITRVSSQLSARIDEVLVQDNQHVEKGQLLVRLEPNDFRLAVDRANAALATREAERLQAQSKLTQQASLIAASDAQVATTQATLGRSQIDLSRAETLRKPGYVSEERVTTLSADTHIARSQVAKAQADAQSQRQQVNALAAEIKRLDAQIANARADLAQAELNLTRSEIHAPISGLVGQRAARNGQVVQAGAYLLSIVPDEDIWVQANFKETQIGHMQPGQKAELTFDAYSDTPIEARVDSLFAASGAQFSLLPPDNATGNFTKVVQRIPVKLTFKADNPLHGKIRPGMSVTATVNIKDAPDNGR; this is encoded by the coding sequence ATGCCTGCCCAACTCAAGCGTCGCCTGTTGATTTTCCTGCTGCTGGTTCTGTTGATTGCCGGGGGCTTCTTCGCCCATTGGTTTTTCAAGGGACGCTTTTATGAAAGCACCGACAACGCCTATGTCCAGGGCGAAATCACCCGTGTGTCGAGCCAATTGAGCGCGCGCATCGACGAAGTGCTGGTGCAAGACAATCAACACGTGGAAAAAGGCCAGTTGCTGGTGCGCCTCGAACCCAATGATTTTCGTCTGGCCGTCGATCGCGCCAATGCTGCCCTCGCCACCCGCGAAGCCGAGCGCCTGCAGGCGCAGAGCAAACTGACCCAGCAAGCCAGCCTGATCGCCGCCAGTGACGCACAAGTGGCAACCACCCAGGCCACGCTCGGCCGCTCGCAGATCGACTTGTCGCGCGCCGAAACCCTGCGCAAACCCGGTTACGTCTCCGAAGAACGGGTGACCACCCTCTCCGCCGACACCCACATCGCCCGTTCGCAAGTGGCCAAGGCCCAGGCTGATGCGCAGAGTCAGCGCCAGCAGGTCAATGCACTCGCCGCCGAGATCAAACGCCTCGACGCGCAGATCGCCAACGCCCGCGCCGACCTCGCTCAGGCCGAACTCAACCTGACCCGCAGCGAGATTCACGCTCCGATCAGCGGCCTGGTCGGCCAACGCGCCGCGCGCAACGGTCAGGTGGTGCAGGCCGGCGCCTATCTGCTGTCGATCGTCCCGGACGAAGACATCTGGGTGCAGGCCAACTTCAAGGAAACCCAGATCGGCCACATGCAGCCCGGACAAAAAGCCGAGCTGACCTTCGACGCCTACAGCGACACACCGATCGAAGCCCGGGTCGACAGTCTGTTCGCCGCTTCCGGTGCGCAGTTCAGCCTGCTGCCGCCGGACAACGCCACCGGCAACTTCACCAAAGTCGTGCAACGGATTCCGGTGAAGCTGACGTTCAAGGCCGACAACCCGCTGCACGGCAAGATCCGTCCGGGCATGTCGGTCACCGCCACCGTGAACATCAAAGACGCCCCGGACAATGGCCGGTGA
- a CDS encoding DUF1266 domain-containing protein yields the protein MDELEQRWLYALSAPLVALNPDADYTAPTYCFDLKHVDVEGGWGITTRQQLLDMLSTADTGHATQLNEAYRQWERCLPSEWQALLETLDTRQRAFYELASRTFGECGSGGIRAWDIGRMGFLLRSAVLHGWIDLTESLWLHGRMAARARYYYDSWTSYLNGFVVGKAFWHCLGNKDEELNHEYDRQGDYIGTTVVIRKLDRDARALFAELPWDMPLQLPERPDSLGEFDWS from the coding sequence ATGGACGAATTGGAACAGCGCTGGCTATATGCGCTTTCTGCGCCTTTGGTCGCCCTCAATCCCGACGCCGATTACACCGCACCCACCTATTGCTTTGATCTCAAACATGTCGATGTCGAAGGTGGTTGGGGCATTACGACGCGCCAGCAACTGTTGGACATGCTGAGTACTGCCGACACCGGCCACGCTACGCAGTTGAACGAAGCCTATCGGCAGTGGGAGCGGTGTTTGCCGTCCGAATGGCAAGCCTTGCTCGAAACACTCGACACCCGCCAGCGGGCTTTCTACGAATTGGCCAGTCGCACATTTGGCGAGTGCGGTTCCGGTGGCATCCGTGCCTGGGACATTGGCCGCATGGGTTTTCTGCTGCGTTCTGCGGTGCTGCACGGCTGGATAGATCTCACCGAAAGCCTTTGGCTGCACGGTCGCATGGCGGCACGCGCGCGGTACTACTACGACAGTTGGACGAGCTACCTGAATGGCTTTGTCGTTGGTAAAGCCTTCTGGCATTGCCTCGGCAACAAGGACGAAGAGCTGAATCACGAATATGACCGGCAAGGCGACTACATAGGCACCACCGTAGTCATCAGAAAGCTTGATCGTGACGCTCGCGCGCTGTTCGCAGAGTTGCCATGGGACATGCCCTTGCAGCTACCCGAACGGCCTGACTCGCTAGGGGAGTTCGACTGGTCATGA
- a CDS encoding DUF805 domain-containing protein, with protein sequence MSCWIRLGIEPTKDNDAIRGAYRARLPQHHPETDPEGFQALREAYELALRFAREEAAEPDEPADDEASPADQTMADFDALLLDSTRRFHPAAWQAFNLELDRLPLEVLDEVCWPLLRELLDAGPISHVCARLLAQRLGWASRMLDLDFDNARHVDEFLQRIDAADPFDTSLMSHWPAAAQLETLWYVRTLNHLHREASLDDYRYFASLHTCIPLPADDGLLQRLAIQFSQAGIASKDFLDIVSEQHRLAPQDVDWLYLLACQRSALGMEELALQAWVQLWREHQHPKAATWLLELCARHQPQRLPLLIQAFDRLENFRDWSDDLSDVTQEYGSPSQRPETLGRWFRARQLDLQGIADAFVEWRISGDELPLLAWMIIDSDDRPLQTLYQHAWALHRGDVPLLRRIMEAPEPSDVLDQLVLEGFQYQADQQICWLTRAPIPLALEAFLASDSPSTLPPELEKGEPQALSLLWMRRLRAYDARSLARLAEAFSLDKRDEWLEMLKLQAQLAAQGMLLPAIDSHCDVWEWHRQAMYLLATLDEPTRWLAAQSAHCIDAMNIAREHPLARLQPLLCRLNREQGSASGLLGWLQAADPVHSLLARKLFSVQEALDSTRLLSNDRLFECMRSDIASFNEDLLGRMLLGGVLYHDPLLNAQQRKYLLESITEVVNPQDWFDGFRHSLIKGEPVHPPREAVAEEGVGDAFYLALDVLKDLVRFGNLGVPRQKTLLRMQRAKDDPENGLGLRFAFSALLSWSERLLLAKAETRPTPATAFWRLGTRLGRGAFIWQVIGALLVTPVAALLSGTPVSGIIVLLLGLAFLLAAVLRRLHDMGRGIPMLLILVMLSPVLPFLPLILFGFPGEKLPNRYGVPPDSGGEDTLSGGLQATLRRLIG encoded by the coding sequence ATGAGTTGCTGGATTCGCTTGGGTATCGAGCCCACCAAAGACAACGACGCCATTCGCGGCGCCTATCGCGCGCGCTTGCCGCAACACCACCCGGAAACCGATCCTGAAGGTTTTCAGGCGCTGCGTGAAGCCTATGAGCTGGCTTTACGCTTTGCCCGTGAGGAAGCTGCCGAGCCGGATGAGCCGGCCGACGATGAGGCAAGTCCTGCCGATCAGACGATGGCGGACTTTGACGCATTGCTGCTTGATTCAACACGTCGGTTCCACCCAGCGGCCTGGCAGGCATTCAACCTTGAGCTGGATCGTCTGCCGCTGGAAGTGCTGGACGAAGTTTGTTGGCCATTGTTGCGCGAGTTGCTCGACGCCGGCCCGATTTCCCATGTCTGCGCCCGTTTGTTGGCCCAGCGCCTGGGCTGGGCAAGCCGCATGCTGGATCTGGACTTTGACAACGCCCGGCATGTCGACGAGTTTTTGCAGCGTATCGACGCGGCGGATCCGTTCGACACCTCCTTGATGAGCCATTGGCCCGCTGCCGCGCAGCTGGAAACACTCTGGTATGTGCGCACCCTGAATCACCTGCACCGAGAAGCTTCGCTGGATGACTACCGTTATTTCGCCAGCCTTCACACCTGTATTCCGCTGCCTGCTGATGATGGCTTGTTGCAACGTCTGGCAATACAGTTCAGTCAGGCCGGCATCGCCAGTAAAGACTTTCTCGATATCGTCAGTGAGCAGCATCGGCTTGCGCCTCAAGATGTTGACTGGCTGTATCTGTTGGCATGTCAGCGCAGTGCGTTGGGAATGGAAGAGTTGGCACTGCAGGCGTGGGTACAGCTGTGGCGCGAACATCAGCATCCGAAAGCTGCGACCTGGCTGCTGGAGCTGTGCGCGCGTCACCAGCCTCAACGCTTGCCCCTGCTGATTCAGGCGTTTGATCGTCTGGAGAACTTCCGCGACTGGTCCGATGATCTGAGCGATGTCACCCAGGAATACGGCAGTCCATCGCAGCGCCCGGAAACACTCGGGCGCTGGTTCCGGGCCAGGCAGCTCGACTTGCAAGGCATCGCCGATGCCTTCGTTGAGTGGCGCATCAGCGGTGACGAATTGCCGTTGCTGGCGTGGATGATCATTGACAGTGATGACCGTCCGCTGCAAACGCTCTACCAACACGCCTGGGCTTTGCACCGTGGTGATGTGCCATTGCTGCGACGCATCATGGAGGCGCCCGAGCCGTCGGATGTACTTGATCAACTGGTGCTGGAAGGCTTTCAGTATCAAGCCGATCAGCAGATTTGCTGGTTGACCCGGGCGCCGATCCCCCTGGCCCTGGAAGCGTTTCTGGCCAGCGACTCGCCATCGACGCTGCCACCGGAGCTGGAAAAGGGCGAACCGCAGGCGCTCAGCCTGCTGTGGATGCGCCGTTTGCGAGCTTACGACGCCCGATCGCTGGCGCGGCTGGCCGAAGCGTTCAGTCTCGACAAACGAGACGAATGGCTTGAAATGCTTAAGTTGCAAGCGCAATTGGCGGCGCAAGGCATGCTGCTTCCGGCAATCGATAGCCATTGTGATGTCTGGGAATGGCATCGTCAGGCGATGTACCTGCTGGCCACGCTCGACGAGCCGACGCGTTGGTTGGCCGCGCAATCGGCACACTGCATCGACGCAATGAACATTGCGCGTGAACACCCCTTGGCACGTTTGCAGCCGCTGCTCTGTCGCTTGAATCGCGAACAGGGCAGCGCCAGTGGCCTGCTCGGCTGGCTGCAAGCGGCGGATCCCGTGCATTCGCTGCTCGCGCGCAAGTTGTTCAGTGTTCAAGAAGCGCTCGACAGCACTCGGCTGTTGAGCAATGACCGTTTGTTCGAGTGCATGCGCAGCGACATCGCTAGCTTCAACGAGGATTTGCTCGGGCGCATGCTCTTGGGCGGTGTCCTGTATCACGATCCGTTGCTCAATGCGCAACAGCGCAAATACCTGCTGGAAAGTATCACTGAGGTGGTCAACCCTCAGGACTGGTTCGACGGCTTCCGTCACAGTCTGATCAAGGGGGAGCCCGTTCATCCTCCGCGTGAGGCGGTGGCGGAGGAGGGTGTTGGCGACGCCTTTTACCTGGCGCTGGATGTGCTGAAGGATCTGGTGCGTTTTGGCAATCTGGGTGTACCGAGGCAGAAAACCCTGTTGCGCATGCAGCGGGCCAAAGATGACCCGGAAAATGGACTCGGTCTGCGCTTCGCATTCAGTGCGTTGCTGTCGTGGTCAGAGCGTTTGTTGCTGGCCAAGGCGGAAACTCGTCCAACCCCCGCCACTGCGTTCTGGCGTCTGGGTACCCGGCTGGGGCGCGGGGCGTTTATCTGGCAGGTGATTGGCGCGTTGCTGGTGACGCCTGTGGCGGCGTTGCTCAGCGGAACGCCTGTGTCGGGAATCATCGTGTTGCTGCTGGGTCTGGCGTTTCTGCTCGCTGCAGTCCTGCGCCGTTTGCATGACATGGGCAGGGGCATTCCGATGTTGCTGATTCTTGTGATGCTGTCGCCGGTGCTGCCGTTCCTGCCGCTGATACTGTTCGGTTTTCCCGGGGAGAAGCTGCCCAATCGCTACGGCGTGCCACCGGACAGTGGTGGTGAAGACACGCTGTCCGGTGGTTTGCAAGCGACATTGCGGCGACTGATCGGTTAG
- a CDS encoding Hsp20 family protein has protein sequence MSTAFSLAPLFRSSVGFDRFNDLFETALRNEPGSTYPPYNVEKHGDDQYRIVVAAAGFQEEDLELQVEKGVLTISGGKRDANEGVTFLHQGIAQRAFKLSFRLADHIEIKAADLSNGLLSIDLLRVIPEEAKAKRIPINGAQKPALQH, from the coding sequence ATGAGTACTGCTTTTTCCCTCGCGCCACTGTTCCGTTCCTCGGTGGGTTTCGACCGTTTCAACGACCTGTTCGAAACCGCCCTGCGCAACGAGCCAGGCAGCACCTATCCACCCTACAACGTGGAAAAACACGGTGACGATCAATACCGTATAGTCGTAGCGGCAGCCGGTTTCCAGGAAGAAGACCTGGAGCTGCAAGTCGAGAAGGGTGTGCTGACCATCAGTGGCGGCAAGCGTGATGCCAACGAAGGCGTGACCTTCCTGCATCAGGGCATTGCCCAGCGTGCTTTCAAGCTGTCCTTCCGTCTGGCCGATCACATCGAGATCAAGGCTGCGGATCTGAGCAACGGTCTGCTGAGCATCGACCTGCTGCGAGTGATCCCGGAAGAGGCGAAAGCCAAGCGCATCCCGATCAACGGGGCGCAGAAGCCGGCTCTGCAACACTGA
- a CDS encoding acyl-CoA thioesterase, whose translation MGWDRATPFTIDLQVGAEDIDGLGHANNAVYVTWLERCAWRHSQRLGLDLVEYRRLDRAMAVVRHEIDYLAAAYEGDELQLATWIVDWDQRLKMTRHFQLIRPSDNATLLRAQTTFVCIELSSGKPKRMPAEFIEGYGPAILALA comes from the coding sequence ATGGGCTGGGATCGGGCAACGCCGTTCACCATTGATCTGCAAGTAGGCGCCGAGGACATCGACGGGCTGGGCCACGCAAACAACGCGGTGTACGTGACCTGGCTCGAACGCTGTGCCTGGCGTCACTCGCAGCGGCTGGGGCTGGATCTGGTCGAGTACCGACGCCTGGATCGGGCGATGGCGGTGGTGCGTCACGAAATCGATTACCTGGCGGCCGCCTACGAGGGCGATGAACTGCAGTTGGCGACCTGGATCGTCGATTGGGACCAGCGCCTGAAAATGACCCGGCATTTTCAGCTGATTCGCCCCAGCGACAATGCCACTCTGTTGCGCGCCCAGACCACCTTCGTCTGTATCGAGCTGTCCAGCGGCAAGCCCAAGCGCATGCCGGCGGAGTTCATCGAAGGCTACGGCCCGGCGATCCTGGCCTTAGCCTGA
- a CDS encoding TetR/AcrR family transcriptional regulator has translation MNDKKAQTRERILKAASAALIQRGPADPSVGEVMGAAGLTVGGFYAHFESKDAMMLEAFKQLLGRRRDLIADMDSQLTGEERRALVAAFYLSRKHRDSSEAACPIPASIGELGRLPESFRIALNEHLELMIAQLASSPEDTDKALADVALMVGGLALARALGPGDLSDRLLRAAKSAVR, from the coding sequence ATGAACGATAAAAAAGCTCAAACCCGCGAACGCATCCTCAAGGCTGCCAGCGCTGCGCTGATTCAGCGCGGTCCGGCAGACCCGAGCGTGGGCGAAGTGATGGGCGCCGCCGGCCTGACCGTCGGTGGTTTCTATGCGCACTTCGAAAGCAAGGACGCGATGATGCTCGAGGCGTTCAAGCAATTGCTCGGCCGTCGACGCGACCTGATTGCCGATATGGACTCGCAGCTCACCGGTGAAGAGCGCCGCGCCCTGGTCGCTGCGTTCTACCTGTCGCGCAAGCACCGTGATTCCAGTGAGGCGGCGTGTCCGATTCCAGCCTCTATTGGCGAGCTGGGGCGCTTGCCGGAGTCGTTCCGAATCGCGCTGAACGAACACCTGGAACTGATGATTGCGCAGTTGGCGTCCAGCCCCGAGGACACCGACAAAGCGTTGGCCGATGTGGCGTTGATGGTGGGTGGTCTGGCGCTGGCAAGAGCGCTGGGCCCGGGCGATTTATCCGATCGATTGCTGCGCGCTGCCAAGTCGGCGGTGCGTTGA
- a CDS encoding alpha/beta fold hydrolase, whose product MNTLKWVRGVNGTLGWIAPKRVASKMRLAFMTPRALPLRDWELPLLASSERITLRFGLSALRWGQGPAVLLMHGWEGRPTQFAALITALVEAGYTVVALDGPAHGRSPGREANVVLFARAMLEAAAELPPLQAVIGHSMGGASAMLAVQLGLRTETLVSIAAPARILGVLRGFARYVGMPPRARSAFIRQVEQDVGMRAATLDVAHYQLDMPGLIVHAEDDTFVSVKESQLIHESWFDSRLLRLESGGHQRVLADPRVVDGVLSLLAGRSLQARQSA is encoded by the coding sequence ATGAACACGTTGAAGTGGGTTCGCGGCGTTAATGGCACCTTGGGCTGGATTGCACCGAAACGAGTGGCGAGCAAAATGCGCCTGGCGTTCATGACGCCGCGCGCGCTGCCGCTGCGTGATTGGGAGTTGCCGCTGCTGGCGAGCTCCGAACGAATCACCCTGCGCTTCGGCCTGTCGGCGCTGCGCTGGGGGCAGGGACCTGCGGTGCTGTTGATGCACGGCTGGGAAGGGCGGCCCACCCAGTTTGCGGCGCTGATCACCGCGCTGGTCGAGGCAGGGTACACCGTCGTCGCGCTGGATGGTCCGGCTCACGGCCGCTCTCCGGGGCGTGAAGCCAACGTGGTGCTGTTCGCTCGCGCCATGCTTGAGGCCGCCGCCGAACTGCCGCCGTTGCAAGCCGTGATCGGCCACTCCATGGGTGGTGCCAGTGCCATGCTTGCGGTGCAGTTGGGCTTGCGCACCGAAACCCTCGTCAGCATCGCGGCTCCGGCACGGATTCTCGGCGTGCTACGTGGTTTCGCCCGCTACGTCGGCATGCCGCCGAGGGCGCGTTCCGCGTTCATTCGGCAGGTCGAGCAGGACGTCGGCATGCGCGCCGCGACCCTGGATGTCGCGCACTATCAACTGGATATGCCCGGCCTGATCGTACATGCCGAAGACGACACCTTCGTTTCGGTCAAGGAATCACAATTGATTCACGAGTCATGGTTCGACAGTCGCTTGTTGCGCCTGGAAAGCGGTGGCCACCAGCGCGTGCTGGCCGACCCTCGGGTGGTTGATGGCGTGTTATCACTGTTGGCGGGGCGCAGCCTTCAGGCACGGCAATCGGCCTGA
- a CDS encoding tRNA dihydrouridine synthase translates to MQIALAPMEGLVDDILRDVLTRVGGIDWCVTEFIRVNDQLLTPAYFHKFGPELLNGARTRSGVPLRVQLLGSDPVCLAENAALACELGSEVIDLNFGCPAKTVNKSRGGAVLLKEPELLNSIVEHVRRAVPAHIPVTAKMRLGFDSPDGSLVCATALAEGGAEHIVVHARTKVDGYKPPAHWEWIPRVQDVVKVPVFANGDIWSVEDWRRCREISGVEDIMLGRGLVSRPDLAKQIAAARAGEDVVEMTWAELLPLIQDFWLQAKAQMTARQSPGRLKQWLAMLTRNYPEATELFTVLRRETEPDQVSRLLGLPVAEAA, encoded by the coding sequence ATGCAAATTGCCCTGGCGCCCATGGAGGGGTTGGTCGACGACATCCTGCGCGACGTGCTGACCCGCGTTGGCGGCATCGACTGGTGCGTGACCGAATTCATTCGGGTCAACGATCAGTTGCTCACCCCGGCCTACTTCCACAAGTTCGGCCCGGAGCTGCTCAACGGTGCCCGCACCCGTTCCGGCGTGCCGCTGCGCGTGCAATTGCTGGGTTCCGATCCGGTGTGCCTGGCGGAAAACGCGGCGCTGGCCTGCGAGCTAGGCTCCGAAGTGATCGACCTGAACTTCGGCTGCCCGGCCAAGACCGTCAACAAGTCCCGGGGCGGGGCGGTGCTGCTCAAGGAGCCCGAGCTGCTCAACAGCATCGTCGAGCATGTGCGCCGTGCAGTGCCTGCGCACATTCCGGTCACCGCGAAGATGCGCCTGGGCTTCGACAGCCCGGACGGCTCGCTGGTCTGCGCGACTGCGCTGGCTGAGGGCGGCGCCGAACACATCGTGGTTCACGCCCGGACCAAGGTCGATGGCTACAAGCCGCCGGCGCACTGGGAGTGGATTCCGCGGGTGCAGGACGTGGTCAAGGTGCCGGTGTTCGCCAACGGCGACATCTGGAGCGTCGAGGACTGGCGGCGTTGCCGCGAAATCAGCGGCGTGGAAGACATCATGCTCGGACGCGGCCTGGTCTCGCGCCCCGATCTGGCTAAACAGATCGCTGCCGCGCGTGCCGGTGAAGACGTGGTCGAGATGACCTGGGCCGAGCTGTTGCCGCTGATTCAGGACTTCTGGCTGCAGGCCAAGGCGCAGATGACCGCACGGCAATCGCCGGGTCGTTTAAAGCAGTGGCTGGCGATGCTGACGCGCAACTATCCCGAAGCCACCGAGCTGTTTACCGTGCTGCGTCGCGAGACAGAACCGGACCAGGTCTCGCGTTTGCTGGGCCTGCCGGTCGCCGAAGCGGCGTGA
- the gltX gene encoding glutamate--tRNA ligase, translating into MTTVRTRIAPSPTGDPHVGTAYIALFNYCFAKQHGGEFILRIEDTDQLRSTRESEQQIFDALRWLGIDWSEGPDVGGPHGPYRQSERGDIYQKYCQQLVDMGHAFPCFCTAEELDQMRAEQMARGETPRYDGRALLLSKEEVARRLAAGEPHVIRMKVPTEGVCVVPDMLRGDVEIPWDRMDMQVLMKTDGLPTYFLANVVDDHLMGITHVLRGEEWLPSAPKLILLYEYFGWEQPELCYMPLLRNPDKSKLSKRKNPTSVTFYERMGFMPEAMLNYLGRMGWSMPDEREKFSLQEMVDNFDLKRVSLGGPIFDIEKLSWLNGQWLRDLPVEEFAARVQKWAFNAEYMMKIAPLVQGRVETFSQVAPLGGFFFAGGVNPDAKLFESKKLSGDQVRQLMQLILWKLESLRQWEKDTITATIQAVVESLELKLRDAMPLMFAAITGQASSVSVLDAMEILGPDLTRFRLRQAIDLLGGVSKKENKEWEKLLGAIA; encoded by the coding sequence ATGACCACCGTCCGCACTCGCATCGCGCCATCGCCTACCGGGGACCCCCACGTAGGTACCGCTTACATCGCATTGTTCAACTACTGCTTTGCCAAGCAGCATGGCGGTGAGTTCATCCTGCGCATCGAAGACACTGACCAGTTGCGTTCGACCCGCGAGTCCGAACAGCAGATCTTCGACGCCCTGCGCTGGCTGGGTATCGACTGGAGCGAAGGCCCGGACGTCGGCGGCCCGCACGGCCCGTATCGCCAGAGCGAACGCGGTGACATCTACCAGAAATACTGCCAGCAACTGGTCGACATGGGCCACGCATTCCCATGCTTCTGCACCGCAGAAGAGCTGGACCAGATGCGCGCCGAGCAAATGGCGCGCGGTGAAACCCCGCGCTACGACGGCCGCGCGCTGCTTTTGTCCAAGGAAGAAGTCGCGCGCCGTCTGGCCGCCGGCGAGCCGCACGTGATCCGCATGAAGGTGCCGACCGAAGGCGTGTGCGTGGTGCCGGACATGCTGCGTGGCGACGTCGAGATCCCGTGGGATCGCATGGACATGCAAGTGCTGATGAAGACCGACGGCCTGCCGACGTACTTCCTCGCCAACGTGGTCGACGACCACCTGATGGGCATCACCCACGTCCTGCGCGGCGAAGAATGGCTGCCATCGGCGCCGAAACTGATTCTGCTGTACGAGTACTTTGGCTGGGAACAACCGGAGCTGTGCTACATGCCGCTGCTGCGTAACCCGGACAAGAGCAAGCTGTCCAAGCGCAAGAACCCGACCTCGGTGACCTTCTACGAGCGCATGGGCTTCATGCCCGAAGCGATGCTCAACTACCTGGGCCGCATGGGCTGGTCGATGCCGGACGAGCGCGAGAAGTTCTCGCTGCAGGAAATGGTCGATAACTTCGATCTCAAGCGTGTATCGCTCGGCGGGCCGATCTTCGACATCGAGAAACTGTCGTGGCTCAACGGCCAGTGGCTGCGCGATCTGCCGGTGGAAGAGTTCGCCGCGCGCGTGCAGAAGTGGGCGTTCAACGCCGAATACATGATGAAGATCGCGCCGCTGGTTCAGGGGCGCGTGGAAACCTTCAGCCAGGTTGCACCGCTGGGCGGCTTCTTCTTTGCCGGTGGCGTGAACCCGGACGCCAAGCTGTTCGAGTCGAAGAAGCTTTCCGGCGATCAGGTTCGCCAGTTGATGCAGTTGATCCTGTGGAAACTCGAAAGCCTGCGTCAGTGGGAGAAGGACACCATCACCGCAACGATTCAGGCGGTGGTCGAATCCCTCGAGCTGAAACTGCGTGACGCGATGCCGCTGATGTTTGCCGCGATCACTGGTCAGGCAAGCTCGGTGTCGGTGCTCGATGCGATGGAAATCCTCGGCCCCGACCTGACCCGTTTCCGTCTGCGCCAGGCGATTGACCTGCTGGGCGGCGTGTCGAAGAAAGAAAACAAAGAATGGGAAAAGCTGCTGGGCGCTATCGCCTAA